Proteins co-encoded in one Nonlabens agnitus genomic window:
- a CDS encoding tRNA-binding protein, which produces MKKNLNWEEFSRIDMRVGTIVGAQLFPEARKPAYKLEIDFGEELGILKTSAQITDHYQPADLKGKQIIAVVNFPPKQIANFMSECLVLGSVDEKNKVILLQPERHAQNGDRVS; this is translated from the coding sequence ATGAAGAAAAACCTTAATTGGGAAGAATTTTCTAGAATCGATATGCGCGTCGGCACCATTGTCGGCGCGCAGTTGTTTCCAGAAGCTCGTAAACCAGCCTACAAGTTAGAAATCGACTTTGGTGAAGAGCTGGGAATTCTTAAAACTAGCGCACAAATTACAGACCATTACCAGCCAGCAGATCTTAAAGGCAAACAAATCATTGCCGTGGTGAATTTCCCACCTAAACAGATTGCCAATTTCATGAGTGAATGTCTGGTGTTAGGCTCCGTTGATGAGAAAAACAAAGTGATTTTATTACAACCAGAACGTCATGCCCAGAATGGTGACCGCGTGAGTTAA
- a CDS encoding OmpH family outer membrane protein: protein MKKVLLLLFLVAGTAMAQTGFVQYEAILASMPEVEPIRKELGDLTTKLRTDLESAEAKSAQKLQDLQYQAQKPGTTPEQKQGLAEQAQALQQEFANASKAAELQLGAKENDLMKPILTKLNEAIQAVAKEKGLKLVVNASQVVYSEPGANISIDVAKRLGIKIDADGTAAAAGN from the coding sequence ATGAAAAAAGTACTTTTATTATTATTTTTAGTAGCAGGAACTGCAATGGCACAAACAGGTTTTGTACAGTATGAAGCCATTCTAGCCAGCATGCCAGAAGTAGAGCCTATTCGTAAAGAATTAGGAGACCTAACCACAAAATTGCGTACAGACCTAGAGAGCGCTGAGGCAAAATCCGCACAGAAACTTCAAGATCTGCAGTACCAAGCACAAAAGCCAGGAACAACTCCGGAGCAGAAGCAAGGTCTTGCAGAGCAGGCGCAGGCATTGCAACAAGAGTTTGCCAATGCATCTAAAGCTGCAGAACTTCAATTAGGTGCTAAGGAAAATGACTTAATGAAGCCTATCCTTACTAAGTTGAATGAAGCCATTCAAGCGGTAGCAAAAGAGAAAGGATTAAAGTTAGTTGTCAACGCATCTCAGGTAGTTTATTCTGAGCCAGGTGCCAACATCTCTATAGATGTTGCAAAACGTCTAGGTATCAAAATTGATGCTGACGGTACTGCAGCAGCGGCAGGAAACTAA
- a CDS encoding phosphoribosylpyrophosphate synthetase encodes MSKFKNGYDTLSLAVEDLQSMGYTIDYDLVEDGLKSKDLKKKWKAEELEVVKFYRFEGISDPADNTILYAIECNDGNKGLLVDAYGADVYISPEMIEKLRMNEEKP; translated from the coding sequence ATGAGTAAGTTTAAAAACGGATACGACACACTTTCGCTAGCTGTAGAAGATCTACAGTCCATGGGCTATACTATCGATTATGATCTTGTCGAGGATGGCCTCAAATCAAAAGACTTAAAAAAGAAGTGGAAAGCAGAAGAGCTTGAAGTGGTCAAGTTCTACCGCTTTGAAGGTATTTCTGATCCTGCAGATAATACCATTCTATATGCAATAGAATGCAACGATGGCAATAAAGGGCTATTAGTTGACGCTTATGGAGCAGATGTCTATATATCTCCAGAGATGATTGAAAAGCTAAGAATGAATGAAGAAAAACCTTAA
- a CDS encoding thioredoxin family protein: MSLTPSTMLPLGTIAPSFELLDTVSGNRLSYEDIKGEKGTVVMFICNHCPYVIHVNEELVRLANDYRVTGFGFVAISSNDVTTYPQDGPAKMYEVAEKNDYPFPYLYDETQEVAKAYDAACTPDFYVFDNEGQLVYRGQLDDSRPKNGIPLTGRSIREALDALLGNKKVPENQKPSMGCGIKWK; the protein is encoded by the coding sequence ATGTCATTAACTCCATCTACCATGCTGCCCTTGGGAACTATTGCTCCATCATTTGAATTGCTGGATACCGTATCTGGCAATCGTTTGAGCTATGAAGATATCAAAGGTGAAAAAGGAACCGTCGTCATGTTTATTTGCAATCATTGCCCGTATGTGATTCACGTCAATGAAGAACTAGTACGCCTGGCTAATGATTATCGTGTGACTGGTTTTGGCTTTGTGGCAATATCCAGCAATGATGTAACGACCTACCCACAAGATGGCCCTGCAAAAATGTATGAAGTAGCAGAGAAGAATGATTACCCTTTTCCTTATTTATACGACGAGACTCAAGAAGTTGCCAAAGCATACGACGCGGCCTGCACACCAGATTTTTATGTGTTTGATAACGAAGGCCAACTGGTCTACCGCGGCCAGCTGGACGATTCCCGACCTAAAAACGGCATACCTCTAACAGGAAGATCTATACGTGAAGCACTTGATGCCCTGCTGGGAAACAAAAAGGTTCCAGAAAACCAAAAACCTAGTATGGGTTGTGGGATTAAGTGGAAGTGA
- a CDS encoding permease, with product MNNFLKNWGEAAYTSVGFFWMALWAFALGYIISSMIQIFVTEKRMQKTMGGAEGKGVLFGTFFGFISSSCSFAALASTKSIFKKGASFISSMAFLLASTNLVIELGIIISIFLGWQFVVGEYLGGILLILISWLLIRIINPKKLIDKARNNLKDDQDESEEASKDWKKQIVKEESWARVSKKYKMEWQMVWKDVTVGFTIAGIVAAFVPDSFFQTLFINSGAGNTDFSFFEILEHIIVGPVAAFLTFIGSMGNIPLAGLLFGKGVSFAGVMAFIFSDLVVFPVLRINARYYGWKMSLFILFLLFIALIGAALTLHYGFDLLNMLPDPSQVKIQDSTYFKIDYTFYLNLAFLVISGYLVYLGFFKKKDVDHKTSEMAPKSALLESMMKFAALACYLWLTGGLITKFFIL from the coding sequence ATGAATAACTTCCTAAAAAACTGGGGTGAGGCCGCCTACACGTCGGTAGGGTTTTTCTGGATGGCATTATGGGCTTTTGCATTGGGTTATATCATAAGCAGCATGATCCAAATTTTTGTAACTGAGAAGCGCATGCAAAAAACCATGGGCGGTGCAGAAGGTAAAGGCGTGCTCTTCGGAACTTTTTTTGGATTTATAAGCAGTTCCTGCAGCTTTGCCGCACTGGCATCTACTAAGTCCATTTTTAAAAAAGGTGCCAGCTTTATATCTAGCATGGCATTTTTATTAGCATCAACTAATCTTGTGATCGAGCTGGGAATTATCATCTCCATATTTTTGGGATGGCAGTTTGTTGTAGGTGAGTATTTGGGTGGTATTCTTTTAATCCTGATAAGTTGGTTGCTTATCAGGATTATAAACCCTAAAAAGCTTATTGATAAAGCCCGCAACAATCTAAAGGACGATCAAGACGAATCTGAAGAAGCTTCAAAAGATTGGAAAAAGCAGATTGTAAAAGAGGAAAGTTGGGCTCGCGTTTCCAAAAAATACAAAATGGAATGGCAAATGGTCTGGAAAGATGTCACGGTAGGCTTTACCATCGCAGGAATCGTGGCGGCCTTTGTACCGGATTCCTTTTTCCAAACCCTGTTCATCAATAGCGGTGCCGGCAATACTGATTTTAGTTTTTTTGAAATTTTGGAACACATCATTGTTGGCCCAGTGGCTGCATTTTTGACATTTATTGGATCCATGGGTAATATACCATTAGCAGGCTTGCTCTTTGGTAAAGGAGTCAGCTTTGCTGGAGTGATGGCCTTTATTTTTAGTGATCTAGTGGTTTTCCCGGTTTTGCGCATCAATGCGAGATATTACGGTTGGAAGATGTCATTATTCATATTATTTCTACTATTTATTGCTTTGATAGGTGCAGCGCTAACCCTTCATTATGGTTTTGACTTACTCAACATGCTACCAGATCCCAGTCAGGTCAAAATTCAAGACAGTACATATTTTAAGATTGACTACACCTTTTACCTCAACCTTGCTTTCTTGGTGATATCAGGCTATTTGGTTTATTTGGGCTTTTTCAAAAAGAAAGACGTAGATCACAAGACGAGTGAAATGGCGCCTAAAAGCGCACTTCTGGAAAGCATGATGAAATTTGCTGCACTAGCTTGTTACTTATGGCTTACCGGTGGATTAATCACCAAATTTTTTATCCTTTAG
- a CDS encoding heavy-metal-associated domain-containing protein translates to MKNIAILLSIAFSLFAFAKADAQKSNQRDQFEVQVDGLGCPFCAYGLEKKFKEFKGIKDVKIDIETGDFSFSYPADKELTMDAVVSQVEKAGYTPKLATINRANGKVESNATSKDAVASTNLTTIKMYVNGKCGMCKARIEKAASSLAGVSTAEWDVKTYMLTIAHDASKTNREAVATSMAKVGHDTKTAKASDATYDALPACCHYKRAI, encoded by the coding sequence ATGAAAAATATAGCAATCCTACTGAGCATAGCTTTTAGCTTGTTCGCTTTCGCGAAAGCGGATGCACAAAAATCAAATCAAAGAGATCAATTTGAGGTACAAGTCGACGGTCTAGGCTGCCCATTTTGCGCCTACGGTCTTGAAAAAAAGTTCAAGGAATTCAAAGGCATCAAAGATGTCAAAATAGATATTGAAACAGGAGATTTCTCATTCAGCTATCCAGCAGATAAGGAATTGACCATGGACGCTGTAGTCTCTCAAGTGGAAAAAGCAGGTTATACACCTAAACTGGCCACTATCAATAGAGCCAATGGAAAAGTGGAAAGCAACGCTACCTCAAAAGATGCGGTGGCTTCAACAAACTTGACCACGATTAAAATGTACGTCAACGGTAAATGTGGCATGTGTAAAGCACGTATCGAGAAAGCTGCATCCAGTCTTGCAGGTGTTTCTACCGCAGAATGGGATGTCAAGACCTATATGTTAACCATTGCTCACGACGCTTCAAAAACCAATAGAGAGGCTGTAGCTACCAGCATGGCCAAGGTAGGTCACGACACAAAAACCGCAAAGGCAAGCGATGCTACCTATGATGCATTACCTGCTTGTTGTCACTATAAAAGAGCCATATAA
- the folP gene encoding dihydropteroate synthase translates to MSTINCAGKLIDLSTPHVMGIVNITPDSFYDGGALKSDKDILNQVETMLADGATFIDIGGYSSRPDSEDISAEEEIQRVIPVIDLVKKHFPSAVISCDSFRESVIARALQHGIEIVNDISAGHLDAKMMETVGNAGVPYIMMHMRGTSQTMKSLTHYDDLVLEINQYFAERVHVARASGIKDILIDPGFGFAKTTQQNFQLLKNLDLLHFHGLPILAGVSRKSMIYKTLGITASEALNGTSALHMKCLDQGAKILRVHDVKEAMEVIQLHQSIQNN, encoded by the coding sequence ATGTCCACGATAAATTGCGCCGGTAAATTGATTGATCTTTCAACACCTCACGTGATGGGCATCGTCAACATCACACCAGATTCCTTTTATGATGGTGGAGCGCTCAAATCTGATAAAGATATTTTGAATCAGGTAGAAACTATGCTGGCAGATGGCGCGACCTTCATCGATATAGGAGGTTATAGCAGCAGGCCTGATAGTGAGGATATTTCAGCCGAAGAAGAGATCCAACGTGTTATACCGGTCATTGATCTGGTCAAAAAGCATTTTCCTAGCGCAGTGATAAGTTGTGATAGCTTTCGCGAAAGCGTCATAGCAAGAGCACTACAACACGGTATTGAAATCGTAAATGACATAAGCGCAGGACATCTGGATGCCAAAATGATGGAAACCGTAGGCAACGCAGGCGTGCCTTACATCATGATGCACATGCGCGGCACATCGCAAACCATGAAATCCCTAACCCACTATGACGATCTGGTTCTAGAAATCAACCAATATTTTGCCGAGCGCGTCCACGTTGCTAGAGCTTCTGGCATAAAAGATATCCTTATAGATCCTGGTTTTGGCTTTGCTAAAACGACCCAACAAAACTTCCAGTTGCTTAAGAATCTAGATCTCTTACATTTTCACGGTCTTCCCATTCTTGCAGGTGTATCGCGCAAATCCATGATCTATAAAACCCTAGGAATTACTGCTAGCGAGGCGCTCAATGGAACCAGTGCCCTACACATGAAATGTCTGGATCAAGGCGCTAAAATCCTAAGGGTTCACGATGTCAAGGAAGCTATGGAAGTGATACAATTGCATCAATCCATTCAAAATAATTAA
- a CDS encoding NHL repeat-containing protein, which translates to MKNLIYIIPILFGMISCNEQVKQPKEWQFEKTIALDGINPIGITADGNDIFLSDGDHNRVLKVNTDGEILFEMEGFDRPMHLDFGKADLQITDKMTTSMLQERALFVPEYGRDSIAVMRDNKMDYLVINDSLDAPAGISVYENEIAIADFYTNRILYYNGSQWISFGKEGKALGDFYYPTDVQITADKIFVADAYNNRGQVFDKTGKVLTEFGQDQNFNAATGIYVSDSEIFLTDFENDRVLVFGMDYQLKQVLESGIDKPTDLMVIEDVLYITNYRNGEMIRYALKPIMEK; encoded by the coding sequence ATGAAGAATTTGATATACATCATCCCGATATTATTCGGGATGATTTCTTGTAATGAACAAGTAAAGCAACCCAAAGAATGGCAGTTTGAAAAAACGATTGCATTAGACGGTATCAACCCTATAGGCATCACTGCAGATGGTAACGATATCTTCTTAAGTGATGGAGACCACAACCGTGTTCTCAAGGTAAATACCGATGGTGAGATCCTTTTTGAGATGGAAGGTTTTGATCGTCCCATGCACCTTGATTTTGGGAAAGCAGACCTGCAGATCACTGATAAGATGACCACTTCCATGCTCCAGGAGCGAGCCTTGTTTGTCCCAGAATATGGACGTGATTCCATTGCTGTGATGCGCGATAACAAAATGGATTATCTCGTCATTAATGATTCTCTGGACGCACCTGCTGGAATAAGTGTTTATGAAAATGAAATTGCAATCGCAGATTTCTACACCAACAGGATTCTATACTACAATGGTAGCCAATGGATCAGTTTTGGGAAAGAAGGAAAAGCCTTGGGCGATTTCTATTACCCAACTGATGTTCAAATCACGGCAGACAAGATCTTTGTAGCAGATGCTTACAACAATCGCGGGCAGGTTTTTGATAAAACTGGGAAAGTGTTGACAGAGTTTGGACAGGACCAAAACTTCAATGCAGCCACAGGAATATACGTGAGCGATTCAGAAATATTTCTAACTGATTTTGAAAATGATCGCGTTCTTGTATTTGGGATGGATTATCAATTGAAGCAAGTATTGGAATCTGGAATTGACAAACCAACAGACTTGATGGTTATCGAGGATGTTTTATACATCACGAATTATCGTAATGGTGAGATGATACGTTATGCTCTAAAACCTATTATGGAGAAATAA
- a CDS encoding HYC_CC_PP family protein — MKSLIHKSVSITMALLLLLTTTSFSIAAHFCGDHLVDIAFYDDARSCEMQDTDPEMHNAMKNMGCCKDKQIVSDSDQDFQKNTFDFSLDQLVFITAFAHSYAVLLEQDLDTAKNRLIKESPPLPGRDLFLLHDSFLI, encoded by the coding sequence ATGAAATCGCTGATTCACAAGTCCGTTTCCATCACAATGGCATTATTGCTATTGCTTACCACAACGTCGTTTAGTATTGCGGCGCATTTTTGTGGTGACCACCTTGTGGACATCGCTTTTTACGATGATGCTCGCAGTTGCGAGATGCAGGACACCGATCCTGAAATGCACAATGCCATGAAGAATATGGGTTGCTGCAAGGACAAGCAGATCGTTTCTGATAGTGATCAGGACTTTCAGAAAAATACATTTGACTTCTCACTAGACCAGCTGGTCTTTATCACTGCTTTTGCACATTCTTATGCCGTTCTATTGGAACAGGATTTGGATACTGCAAAAAACAGACTCATTAAAGAGTCGCCGCCATTACCGGGTCGCGACCTCTTTTTATTACACGATTCCTTTCTTATTTAG
- a CDS encoding DUF1599 domain-containing protein, producing MSTTSQQYDQVISTCRDLFTKKMADYGSAWRILRLPSLTDQIFIKAQRIRGLQTLAESKVDEGQESEFIGIINYSIMALIQLEKGVVEQPDLNLEQATELYDKHVAITKQLMMDKNHDYGEAWRDMRVSSLTDLILQKLLRVKQIEDNAGKTIVSEGLEANYQDMVNYAVFAMIHLTSTTE from the coding sequence ATGAGTACCACCAGCCAGCAATATGATCAAGTTATAAGCACGTGTCGGGATCTTTTTACTAAGAAAATGGCAGACTACGGCAGTGCCTGGCGCATTTTGAGACTGCCATCGCTTACAGATCAGATCTTTATCAAGGCGCAACGCATACGCGGTTTACAAACCCTAGCCGAATCCAAAGTAGACGAAGGCCAGGAAAGCGAGTTCATTGGCATCATCAATTATTCCATCATGGCATTGATCCAGTTGGAAAAAGGCGTCGTAGAACAACCAGATCTCAACTTAGAACAAGCCACCGAACTCTATGATAAACACGTCGCGATCACCAAGCAATTGATGATGGACAAGAACCACGACTATGGCGAGGCCTGGCGTGATATGCGCGTGAGCTCTCTTACCGATTTGATCCTACAAAAATTATTGCGCGTTAAACAAATAGAAGACAATGCGGGCAAGACCATCGTTAGCGAAGGCCTAGAAGCTAACTATCAAGACATGGTCAATTATGCGGTTTTTGCGATGATTCATTTAACCAGCACTACTGAATAA
- the rlmF gene encoding 23S rRNA (adenine(1618)-N(6))-methyltransferase RlmF, whose amino-acid sequence MHLRNVHRYGYDFVKLAEAHPALESHFTKTPDGATTIDFSKPDSILEFNTALLKHHYNVRYWKLPAGSLYPPIPGRADYIHHIADLIGKGEKTGLDIGCGASAIYPILGNAIYDYKMVGSDVDENSIAHAKDNTLKNAAIEIRHQQNRSNILQGIIKDGETFDFVMCNPPFYASAEEAEKENLKKQRKLGTVEESRNFAGMSHELWCNGGEALFVKRLIKESADFKEQVGWFTSLLSRKRNLPKLQKLATKLNAEVKVIPMQTGNKESRILAWKFGN is encoded by the coding sequence ATGCATTTAAGAAACGTTCACAGGTACGGTTATGATTTTGTCAAACTAGCCGAAGCCCATCCAGCACTGGAATCCCATTTTACCAAAACTCCTGATGGAGCCACCACCATTGATTTCAGCAAGCCAGACTCCATCTTGGAATTCAATACTGCGCTGCTCAAGCACCACTATAATGTGCGTTACTGGAAACTGCCGGCCGGCAGCCTCTATCCACCTATTCCTGGACGGGCAGATTACATCCACCACATTGCAGACCTGATAGGTAAAGGCGAGAAAACCGGGCTGGACATAGGCTGCGGTGCCAGTGCGATCTATCCCATTCTGGGAAATGCGATTTATGATTATAAAATGGTAGGCAGCGATGTTGATGAGAATAGTATCGCTCATGCAAAAGATAACACGCTTAAAAATGCCGCCATTGAAATAAGACATCAACAAAATCGATCCAACATATTGCAGGGCATCATCAAGGATGGTGAAACTTTTGACTTTGTGATGTGCAATCCACCATTCTATGCCAGCGCCGAGGAAGCTGAAAAGGAAAATCTGAAAAAACAACGTAAACTAGGTACCGTGGAGGAAAGCCGCAATTTTGCCGGTATGTCGCACGAGCTGTGGTGTAACGGTGGCGAGGCACTTTTTGTAAAACGGCTGATTAAGGAATCTGCAGACTTTAAGGAACAGGTAGGATGGTTTACGAGTCTGCTTTCGCGAAAGCGTAACTTACCAAAACTTCAAAAACTAGCCACAAAACTCAATGCTGAAGTGAAGGTCATTCCCATGCAAACGGGAAACAAGGAGAGCCGCATACTGGCGTGGAAGTTTGGTAATTAA
- a CDS encoding Lacal_2735 family protein — protein MFGLFNKKSEAEKLQEQYKKLMADYHRLSSTDRAASDAAYAKADEISKKLDLLDKK, from the coding sequence ATGTTCGGATTATTCAATAAGAAGTCAGAAGCTGAAAAATTACAGGAGCAGTACAAAAAATTGATGGCCGATTATCATCGCCTATCTTCTACAGATCGTGCTGCCAGTGACGCAGCCTATGCAAAGGCTGATGAGATTTCCAAAAAACTGGATTTACTGGACAAGAAATAG
- a CDS encoding heavy metal translocating P-type ATPase: MKHSYTIKGMTCNGCRTHVEQVLNKVEGVTSTTVDLESETVGIEMKRHINLDTFQKALPEKYTIKQKQETNVFTNSSIETNTSEPSKLKQLQPLFIILGYITIATVLLNYSKDSWSTAMLDFMGLFFIVFSFFKILDLKGFPASFSMYDPLAKVLPAYGWIYPFIETALGLMFLMRFEIDIALIATLVVLGITTIGVSKTLLDKKSIQCACLGTALKLPMTEATFIENAIMIVMAVLMLMM, from the coding sequence ATGAAACATTCCTATACTATCAAAGGCATGACCTGCAACGGCTGTCGTACCCATGTCGAGCAAGTTCTCAATAAGGTAGAAGGTGTAACTAGTACCACTGTAGATCTTGAAAGTGAGACTGTTGGTATTGAAATGAAGCGTCATATAAATCTAGACACCTTTCAAAAAGCACTTCCAGAAAAATATACCATAAAGCAAAAACAGGAAACCAATGTTTTTACAAACAGTTCTATTGAGACCAATACCAGTGAGCCTTCAAAATTAAAGCAGCTGCAACCACTCTTTATAATTTTGGGATACATCACTATTGCTACAGTGTTACTCAATTATTCCAAAGATTCCTGGAGCACGGCAATGCTAGATTTTATGGGACTGTTTTTTATCGTATTTAGTTTTTTCAAAATCCTGGATCTAAAAGGTTTCCCTGCAAGCTTTAGTATGTACGATCCGCTGGCTAAAGTCCTTCCAGCATACGGATGGATCTATCCATTTATTGAAACCGCATTGGGTTTGATGTTCCTCATGCGTTTTGAGATCGATATCGCTTTGATCGCAACGCTTGTGGTCCTGGGAATAACGACTATAGGAGTGTCCAAAACACTTTTGGATAAAAAGTCCATTCAGTGCGCCTGTCTGGGCACGGCGCTCAAACTTCCCATGACTGAGGCTACTTTTATTGAAAATGCCATCATGATTGTCATGGCTGTGTTGATGCTCATGATGTAG
- a CDS encoding AbiH family protein, which produces MRTVFLIGNGFDLNLNLKTSYSEFYKFYINQESNKKVVASLKRSINSNLSNWADLKLELGNYTVNIDNQSDFDLIFDDVGENLAKFLIDREKELDINSLNPSVLFTDLCQAEKHLLPSDRRKVLAFKNEFGSVEHAVDIINFNYTKTIETILENNYQNLKLGLFRNKNPVILKNIYHIHGFTDDRMVFGVNDKSQIANESFHSNKDILESLIKNECNIAHKHTVEEQCQNLIKNANVICVFGSSLGDTDKIWWEEIGLRLKHSNARLIIFYKGETIPKRISHRAARYERAIKEDFLNKANVDDEIREVIDSRIFFCYNSKVFSLVK; this is translated from the coding sequence ATGAGGACAGTATTTTTAATAGGAAATGGATTTGACCTAAATCTTAATTTGAAAACTTCATACAGTGAGTTCTACAAATTTTATATAAATCAGGAATCAAACAAAAAGGTTGTTGCTTCTTTGAAAAGGTCGATAAATTCAAATCTATCAAATTGGGCGGATTTAAAATTAGAACTAGGTAATTACACTGTAAATATCGATAACCAATCAGATTTTGATTTGATATTTGATGATGTAGGTGAAAACCTTGCTAAGTTTTTAATTGATCGAGAAAAAGAATTAGATATTAATTCCTTAAATCCTTCAGTTTTATTTACTGATTTATGTCAAGCAGAAAAGCATCTTTTACCTTCTGATCGCCGAAAAGTTTTAGCTTTTAAAAATGAATTTGGAAGCGTTGAACATGCTGTGGATATTATTAATTTTAATTATACCAAAACTATAGAAACGATACTTGAAAACAATTATCAAAACTTAAAGCTAGGATTGTTTAGAAACAAGAATCCTGTTATCCTAAAAAACATTTATCATATTCATGGATTTACCGACGATAGAATGGTTTTTGGAGTTAATGATAAAAGTCAAATTGCAAATGAATCTTTCCATAGTAATAAAGATATCTTAGAATCCCTAATAAAGAATGAATGTAACATAGCCCACAAGCATACTGTTGAGGAACAGTGTCAAAATCTAATTAAAAATGCAAATGTTATATGTGTTTTTGGAAGTTCACTTGGTGATACTGATAAAATATGGTGGGAAGAAATTGGATTAAGGCTTAAGCATAGCAATGCTAGACTAATCATTTTTTACAAGGGTGAAACTATACCTAAGAGAATTAGTCATAGAGCAGCTAGATACGAGAGAGCGATTAAAGAAGATTTTCTAAATAAAGCTAATGTCGATGACGAAATTAGAGAAGTAATTGATAGCAGAATATTTTTTTGCTACAACTCTAAGGTTTTTAGTCTTGTTAAATAA
- a CDS encoding DEAD/DEAH box helicase yields the protein MKHFKELGLKTPLQNGLDDLGFDTMTPIQEEAFPAILSGRDVIGIAQTGTGKTLGYMLPLLHELKYSESLDPRYLILVPTRELVVQVVEQIEAYAKYINVRVIGVYGGTNINTQKKALGDGCDIVVATPGRLYDLIVAQSVKFKFCKKVVIDEVDVMLDLGFRFQLNNIFDHLPTKRQNIMFSATMTDDIEEFIRSFFSNPLKVSIAVSGTPLENIEQSSYPVPNFYTKANLLMHLLSDATVFSKVLVFVPNKKSADRLQEVMAPHYGKEIAVIHSNKTQNYRLRSIELFDSGTCRILIATDVMARGLDLSKVSHVINLDVPRFPENYMHRIGRTGRAEQKGKSILFFTEDEAQNKKDIETLMNQPIEVLPFPEDVEISKQKTPEESPVLREIHNPHKTMEEERGDSFHEKKDKNKKENLGGSYRREIAKKYKKPKTRGDKNANRRRKK from the coding sequence ATGAAACACTTCAAGGAACTAGGTCTAAAAACACCTTTACAGAACGGTCTGGACGATCTAGGCTTTGACACCATGACGCCTATTCAAGAAGAGGCTTTTCCAGCGATTCTATCGGGTCGTGATGTGATAGGTATCGCGCAAACGGGTACTGGTAAGACTTTGGGATATATGTTGCCCTTGTTGCATGAGCTCAAATACAGCGAGAGTCTTGACCCAAGGTATTTGATTCTGGTCCCTACACGTGAACTTGTGGTACAGGTTGTTGAACAAATTGAGGCCTATGCCAAATACATCAACGTACGTGTTATAGGTGTGTATGGCGGTACCAACATCAATACACAGAAAAAGGCTCTAGGCGATGGCTGCGATATCGTGGTAGCCACACCTGGTAGGTTATACGACTTGATCGTCGCACAGTCCGTTAAATTTAAATTTTGCAAGAAGGTCGTGATTGATGAGGTGGACGTGATGCTGGATCTAGGTTTTAGGTTCCAGCTGAATAATATTTTTGACCATTTACCTACCAAAAGGCAAAACATCATGTTTTCTGCCACCATGACAGATGATATTGAGGAGTTTATAAGATCCTTTTTCTCAAACCCTTTAAAGGTAAGCATAGCCGTTTCAGGAACGCCTTTGGAAAATATAGAGCAATCCAGTTATCCGGTGCCTAATTTTTATACTAAGGCAAACCTGCTCATGCATCTGCTTTCTGATGCTACGGTTTTTTCCAAAGTGTTGGTCTTTGTTCCCAATAAAAAAAGCGCCGACCGTTTACAAGAAGTCATGGCGCCGCATTATGGTAAAGAGATTGCCGTCATACATTCCAATAAAACGCAAAACTACAGGTTGCGCAGTATCGAGCTATTTGATTCTGGTACCTGTCGCATTTTGATAGCGACAGATGTCATGGCACGTGGACTGGATCTTTCCAAAGTCTCTCACGTTATCAATCTTGATGTCCCTAGGTTTCCAGAGAACTATATGCACCGTATAGGTAGAACTGGTCGCGCCGAACAAAAAGGAAAGTCCATTCTTTTCTTTACTGAAGATGAAGCACAAAACAAAAAAGACATTGAAACCTTGATGAATCAGCCTATAGAGGTGTTGCCTTTTCCAGAGGATGTTGAGATTTCTAAGCAAAAGACGCCAGAGGAAAGTCCCGTATTGAGAGAAATTCACAATCCACACAAAACCATGGAAGAGGAGCGTGGCGATTCCTTTCACGAGAAGAAAGACAAGAATAAAAAAGAGAATCTGGGCGGTAGTTATCGCAGGGAAATTGCCAAAAAATATAAGAAACCCAAGACGCGAGGAGACAAAAATGCCAACCGCCGCAGAAAGAAATAA